The following are encoded in a window of Solibacillus sp. FSL R7-0668 genomic DNA:
- a CDS encoding iron-siderophore ABC transporter substrate-binding protein, with protein MKNKKSLLTLLLACFMAIVLAACSDSSDDKATTDNKKDDTASTDLSEQKYPITVQHAFGETVIEEKPERVATIAWANHDVALALGTVPVGFSAANYGVQDESGMLPWTAEALKKLGEEKPNIYQDTDGLDFEAIADSNPDVILAAYSGITQEEYDTLSQIAPVIAYKETPWVTSWREQVTLNAAGMGMEAEGAQLIEDTEKLIADKANEYAAIKGKKAAFGMFNVTDLSKFYIYTPGDPRGEFLTDLGMAYPESLEALNKDDSFYIELSAEHADALADVEIFIAYGDTNTVKALQADPILGKIPAIEKGNVIIVEDNTPLAAAGNPNPLSIKYTIDEYLTLISDVAKNIQ; from the coding sequence ATGAAGAACAAAAAATCATTATTAACGCTACTACTTGCCTGCTTCATGGCAATCGTGTTAGCCGCTTGCTCAGATTCATCTGATGATAAAGCAACAACAGACAACAAAAAAGATGACACAGCATCAACTGACTTATCTGAACAAAAATATCCAATTACCGTACAGCATGCTTTTGGTGAAACGGTGATTGAGGAAAAACCAGAACGCGTAGCAACAATCGCGTGGGCAAACCATGACGTAGCGCTTGCTTTAGGCACAGTTCCTGTAGGGTTCTCTGCAGCGAACTACGGTGTACAAGATGAAAGTGGGATGCTTCCTTGGACGGCCGAAGCATTAAAAAAATTAGGTGAAGAAAAGCCGAATATCTACCAAGATACAGACGGCTTAGACTTTGAAGCCATTGCCGATTCAAATCCAGACGTGATCTTAGCTGCCTACTCTGGTATTACACAAGAAGAGTACGATACGCTAAGCCAAATCGCTCCTGTAATCGCCTACAAAGAAACACCTTGGGTAACTTCATGGCGCGAACAAGTCACATTAAACGCAGCTGGTATGGGTATGGAAGCTGAGGGCGCACAATTAATCGAGGACACAGAAAAATTAATTGCCGATAAAGCCAATGAATATGCTGCAATCAAAGGCAAAAAAGCAGCATTCGGTATGTTCAATGTAACAGACCTATCAAAATTCTACATTTACACACCTGGTGATCCACGCGGTGAATTCTTAACAGATTTAGGCATGGCATATCCAGAAAGCTTAGAAGCATTAAATAAAGACGACAGCTTCTACATCGAATTATCTGCTGAACATGCAGATGCATTAGCGGATGTTGAAATCTTCATCGCATATGGAGATACAAACACGGTAAAAGCATTACAGGCGGATCCGATTTTAGGTAAAATTCCTGCCATCGAAAAAGGCAATGTTATCATTGTAGAAGACAACACACCACTTGCAGCAGCTGGTAACCCTAACCCGCTATCTATTAAGTACACAATTGATGAGTACTTAACATTAATTTCGGATGTTGCGAAAAACATTCAGTAA
- a CDS encoding NAD(P)/FAD-dependent oxidoreductase has product MEVYDVTIVGGGPAGLYSAFYSGMRDMKTKIIEFHPYLGGKVNIFLEKILWDIGGQPPIVAEKFIGQLIEQAMTFEPTVCLNSKVEHIEKQENVFVITTNNGEKHYSKTVIIAIGGGIFQPIKLEIEGAEKYEMTNLHYTINGMERFAGKDILISGGGNAAIDWAVELLPIAKKLTVIYRSDELKAHEAQIKKLKAHNVEILLHTEIQSLVSNDEKTAIAHVIIRKGDVEKSVTVDDIIICHGYNREVSLDFAQGIIPKRNEHQLFESEGQCHTTTPGIFAVGDIVAYSDKVYLLVGTFNDAVLAVNGAKKYLEPEANSYAMVSSHNEKFRERNHKILVDIN; this is encoded by the coding sequence GTGGAAGTTTATGATGTAACGATTGTTGGTGGGGGTCCTGCTGGCTTATATAGTGCGTTTTACAGTGGTATGCGTGATATGAAAACTAAAATTATCGAATTCCACCCGTATTTAGGAGGGAAAGTGAATATCTTCTTAGAAAAAATACTATGGGATATTGGCGGGCAGCCACCGATTGTTGCAGAAAAGTTTATTGGACAATTAATCGAGCAGGCAATGACTTTTGAGCCAACTGTTTGCTTAAATTCAAAAGTAGAGCATATTGAAAAGCAAGAGAATGTATTCGTCATTACAACAAATAATGGGGAAAAGCATTATTCGAAAACCGTGATTATCGCAATTGGCGGTGGTATTTTCCAACCGATCAAGCTTGAAATTGAAGGGGCAGAAAAATATGAAATGACCAACCTACATTATACAATTAACGGGATGGAACGCTTTGCTGGTAAGGATATCCTCATTTCAGGTGGGGGCAACGCGGCAATCGACTGGGCAGTGGAGCTATTACCGATTGCGAAAAAGCTGACGGTTATTTATCGTAGTGACGAATTAAAAGCCCATGAAGCACAGATTAAAAAGCTAAAAGCGCATAACGTAGAAATTTTACTCCATACCGAAATTCAGTCGCTAGTTTCTAATGATGAAAAAACAGCGATTGCGCATGTTATCATTCGTAAGGGGGATGTGGAGAAATCCGTCACAGTGGATGATATTATTATTTGCCACGGCTATAATCGCGAAGTGTCACTCGATTTTGCGCAAGGAATTATACCCAAGCGCAATGAGCATCAGCTTTTTGAGAGTGAGGGACAGTGTCATACAACAACACCAGGTATTTTTGCGGTAGGGGATATCGTTGCTTATTCGGACAAGGTGTATTTATTAGTCGGAACATTTAACGATGCGGTGCTAGCGGTTAATGGCGCTAAGAAATATTTGGAGCCCGAGGCCAATAGCTATGCGATGGTGTCTTCGCATAATGAGAAGTTTCGAGAGCGTAATCATAAAATTTTAGTGGACATAAACTAA
- a CDS encoding M15 family metallopeptidase, whose translation MKKLLFAILIAVIGYQFFTKEQVAAPDLPQTISLEHYAISSGDLVLVNRDIELQQDPTNLAQIPMDIAANVIVDSTFLLENQAIQPLKQLFEAAQQDDIHHFIINSAYRSGKLQQQLFEKNGADYALPSGYSEHQTGLSLDIGSTAGKMENVAEGKWLEQNAPKYGFILRYPKHKVDVTGINYEPWHFRYVGLPHSVTMQKKDMVLEEYIQFVKKEQSYTTKVNGSTYFVQYTTDMSTVNIPNTDNFNVSGDNKNGYIITSIME comes from the coding sequence ATGAAAAAACTATTATTCGCGATACTGATTGCCGTTATTGGTTATCAATTTTTTACAAAGGAGCAAGTCGCAGCACCTGACTTGCCTCAAACCATTTCACTTGAACACTATGCCATATCCAGTGGCGATCTTGTCTTAGTCAATCGAGATATCGAGCTACAGCAAGACCCGACAAATTTAGCACAAATCCCAATGGACATCGCAGCAAACGTCATTGTCGATTCTACCTTCCTATTAGAAAATCAAGCGATACAGCCATTAAAGCAGCTTTTCGAGGCGGCACAGCAAGATGACATTCATCATTTTATTATTAACAGTGCTTATCGAAGCGGAAAATTACAGCAGCAATTATTCGAGAAGAATGGCGCGGACTATGCACTTCCATCTGGCTACAGCGAGCATCAAACCGGGCTATCCCTCGATATCGGATCTACAGCTGGAAAAATGGAAAACGTCGCTGAAGGGAAATGGCTTGAGCAAAATGCCCCAAAATACGGATTTATTCTACGCTATCCGAAGCATAAAGTGGACGTAACAGGCATCAATTATGAGCCGTGGCATTTCCGCTACGTGGGCTTACCACATAGTGTGACGATGCAAAAAAAGGATATGGTGCTTGAAGAATACATTCAGTTTGTCAAAAAGGAACAATCCTATACGACAAAAGTAAATGGGTCAACGTATTTCGTCCAATATACGACGGACATGTCAACCGTCAACATCCCAAACACGGACAACTTCAACGTTTCGGGTGACAACAAAAACGGCTATATTATTACTTCTATTATGGAATAA
- a CDS encoding excinuclease ABC subunit UvrA, with product MKHIVIENAYEGNLKNISVTIPRNQLVCVTGVSGSGKSTLVLDTLYQECQRQYLEAIGYQGIQKPGVEAIRNISPAIQINQHLTNKNPRSTVGTLTNIYTDLRMVYEKVSERPCSDCGKMFAQHEGKEVTENIHGEYTTFVHCPHCDSKQLKLTRAHFSYNKTDGACPTCSGLGVEVSLDWDKVLDETKTLEEGAVHFLDKGYLSYVQGILKNAFTFYELGDVQNVPLKDWSEKHRAILIKGAEAANVDPEKGVPKNVTKGRFEGVEPLLWRRFTEKSGDSEVEYYFKKTTCSSCDGERLREESRQAIVNEKRLPELSNYSLEHLAAWIDALNAKLSESQRAYIGHFILDMTTKLARLIKVGVGYLTLDRQTITLSGGEQQKIKLSATLDSELTGVIYLLDEPTSGLHPKDTLGMIDILKRMRDLGNTVIVIEHDTDVMKAADMILDIGPGAGTFGGELIGLGTLERLMDMETSVTGSYLKKPTVLNTKPRQANGHITVANVSENNLQNVTVQFPKQCFTTVVGASGSGKSTLIFDVLADETFDDFDQVITVQQASISRMRRSNIATYTDAFTVLRNSFAKEPLAKEKGFTNKHFSFNTAGGRCDNCEGLGVVPSNMMFFDNVELVCPVCNGKRFKDEILEVTLHDYSISEILDLSIEKAAEVLKADKKLTKIFSLLMEVGLGYITLGQSLTTLSGGEGQRLKLAKELLSVKGQQNLFLIDEPSTGLHPVDIENFIILLNKMVDEGHTVIVVEHNEQIIREADYLIELGPEGGDKGGTVIATGTPEEIKNNSASIMRDYL from the coding sequence ATGAAGCATATTGTAATCGAAAATGCATACGAAGGAAATTTAAAAAATATTTCAGTCACGATTCCACGCAATCAGCTTGTTTGTGTGACGGGGGTTTCGGGCTCAGGAAAATCAACATTGGTGCTCGATACATTATACCAGGAATGTCAGCGTCAATATTTGGAGGCAATTGGTTATCAGGGCATTCAAAAGCCTGGTGTGGAGGCAATTCGCAATATTTCGCCCGCGATTCAAATTAATCAGCATTTAACAAATAAAAACCCGCGTTCCACAGTCGGTACGCTGACGAATATTTATACCGATTTGCGTATGGTTTACGAAAAAGTGAGTGAGCGCCCATGTAGTGACTGTGGCAAAATGTTCGCGCAGCATGAGGGCAAAGAGGTAACAGAAAATATTCATGGGGAATACACAACATTTGTGCATTGTCCGCATTGTGATAGCAAGCAGCTCAAGCTAACTCGCGCGCATTTTTCCTACAATAAAACGGATGGGGCTTGTCCAACATGTTCAGGTTTAGGTGTCGAGGTGTCGCTTGATTGGGATAAGGTGCTAGATGAAACGAAGACTCTAGAAGAGGGCGCGGTGCACTTTTTAGATAAAGGCTATCTAAGCTATGTGCAAGGCATTTTAAAAAATGCGTTCACCTTTTATGAATTGGGCGATGTGCAAAATGTACCGTTAAAGGATTGGAGCGAAAAGCATCGTGCTATCTTAATAAAAGGGGCTGAGGCGGCCAATGTTGATCCAGAAAAAGGTGTGCCGAAAAATGTAACTAAGGGGCGCTTTGAAGGGGTTGAACCATTATTATGGCGTCGCTTTACCGAAAAAAGTGGTGATTCGGAAGTGGAGTACTATTTTAAGAAAACGACTTGCTCAAGTTGTGATGGCGAGCGTTTACGTGAAGAGAGCCGTCAAGCGATTGTGAATGAAAAACGTTTACCAGAGCTGTCGAATTATTCATTAGAGCATTTAGCTGCTTGGATTGATGCATTAAATGCAAAACTATCGGAGAGCCAGCGTGCTTATATCGGTCATTTTATTTTGGATATGACGACGAAGTTAGCGCGTTTAATCAAGGTGGGTGTCGGCTATTTAACGCTAGACCGTCAAACGATTACATTGTCAGGAGGGGAACAGCAAAAAATTAAGCTTTCTGCGACATTAGATTCAGAGCTAACAGGCGTCATTTATTTACTGGATGAGCCGACAAGTGGGCTGCATCCGAAAGACACGCTTGGCATGATTGACATTTTAAAACGCATGCGTGATTTAGGTAATACGGTCATTGTTATCGAGCATGATACCGATGTGATGAAGGCGGCGGACATGATTTTGGATATTGGTCCTGGCGCGGGGACATTTGGTGGTGAGCTGATTGGATTGGGGACGCTCGAGCGGCTGATGGACATGGAAACATCTGTTACAGGCAGCTATTTGAAAAAGCCGACTGTTTTAAATACAAAGCCACGTCAAGCGAATGGTCATATTACAGTAGCCAATGTATCAGAAAACAACTTGCAAAATGTCACGGTGCAATTTCCAAAGCAGTGCTTTACGACAGTAGTAGGTGCTTCAGGTTCGGGGAAATCTACCTTAATCTTTGATGTCCTAGCGGATGAAACATTTGATGATTTCGACCAAGTCATTACGGTGCAGCAGGCGTCGATTTCACGGATGCGTCGCTCGAATATTGCGACCTATACCGATGCGTTTACCGTCCTACGTAATTCATTTGCGAAAGAACCATTAGCAAAGGAAAAGGGCTTTACGAATAAGCATTTTAGCTTTAATACAGCAGGTGGACGCTGTGATAACTGCGAAGGTCTTGGAGTGGTACCAAGCAATATGATGTTTTTCGATAATGTCGAGCTTGTATGTCCGGTATGTAATGGTAAGCGGTTCAAGGACGAAATTTTAGAAGTGACCTTGCACGACTATTCGATTTCAGAAATTCTGGATCTATCCATTGAAAAGGCAGCAGAAGTATTAAAGGCAGATAAAAAACTGACGAAAATTTTCTCGTTATTAATGGAAGTAGGTTTGGGCTATATTACGCTGGGACAATCATTGACGACTCTTTCTGGTGGTGAGGGACAGCGCTTGAAGCTGGCAAAAGAGCTTCTTAGCGTAAAAGGGCAGCAAAATCTCTTTTTAATTGATGAGCCTTCAACTGGTCTACATCCAGTAGATATTGAAAACTTTATCATTTTGCTAAACAAAATGGTGGATGAAGGGCATACCGTTATTGTCGTCGAGCATAATGAGCAAATTATTCGTGAGGCGGATTATTTGATCGAGCTTGGTCCAGAAGGTGGCGATAAGGGGGGCACCGTTATCGCGACAGGAACACCTGAGGAAATTAAAAACAATAGCGCATCCATTATGCGTGATTATTTGTAA
- a CDS encoding TraR/DksA C4-type zinc finger protein has translation MLNDKQLARLKKKLIEQKKELSGVTDGNEDSVKSPYSLRDATDELSTIDNHPADLATELYDREKDMALEVHSEDMKDQIDAALERMENGTYGVCEKCHEAIPYDRLSAVPYTAFCIDHSEAKYVPTDRPIEEQSILPPVDNSFSGREADDELQDNEDSFQVVAQYGNSDTPSDFEGDYEHYNELYQDKDGEDMYSALEILHVSKEDQLNGQISQQYADEARKYDYLE, from the coding sequence ATGCTAAACGACAAACAATTAGCCAGACTAAAAAAGAAACTAATCGAACAAAAAAAGGAATTAAGCGGAGTCACTGATGGAAACGAAGACAGTGTGAAATCGCCATACAGCTTACGTGATGCGACCGATGAATTATCAACAATTGACAATCACCCGGCCGATTTAGCAACCGAACTATACGATCGCGAAAAGGATATGGCGTTAGAGGTGCATAGTGAAGATATGAAAGACCAAATAGACGCAGCGCTTGAAAGGATGGAAAACGGAACATATGGCGTTTGTGAAAAATGCCATGAAGCCATTCCGTATGATCGGTTAAGCGCCGTACCGTATACCGCGTTTTGCATCGACCATAGTGAAGCAAAATACGTACCAACCGACCGTCCTATCGAGGAACAGAGCATCCTGCCGCCTGTGGATAACTCATTCTCAGGCAGAGAGGCAGATGATGAATTACAAGATAATGAGGACTCCTTCCAAGTCGTTGCGCAATACGGCAATTCCGATACGCCTTCAGACTTTGAAGGTGACTATGAGCATTATAATGAATTGTATCAAGACAAAGACGGCGAGGATATGTATTCAGCTCTCGAAATATTACATGTCTCAAAGGAAGATCAATTAAACGGCCAAATATCACAGCAGTATGCAGATGAAGCACGGAAGTATGATTATTTGGAATGA
- a CDS encoding NUDIX hydrolase codes for MQYKTWNGASAIVIKDNCALMVRTKKSTSWSVPSGGVEVGETAKEACVREILEETGYEAKVVKELHTKKTIIQDYLVTTQYFLCEITGGNIQFHDPDEEIEEISWKDRNEISKLNHTYPEDQEIIEQFLLNILS; via the coding sequence ATGCAGTATAAAACTTGGAACGGTGCATCTGCTATTGTCATTAAGGATAATTGTGCGCTAATGGTACGTACAAAAAAATCGACTAGTTGGAGCGTGCCTTCTGGTGGAGTAGAAGTTGGCGAAACAGCAAAAGAAGCCTGTGTCCGAGAAATTTTAGAAGAAACAGGTTATGAAGCTAAGGTCGTAAAAGAATTACATACTAAAAAGACAATTATCCAAGATTATTTGGTGACAACTCAGTACTTCTTATGCGAAATTACGGGTGGTAACATTCAATTTCATGATCCTGATGAAGAAATTGAAGAAATTTCGTGGAAAGATCGCAACGAAATTTCAAAACTCAATCATACTTATCCCGAAGACCAAGAAATTATTGAACAATTTTTATTAAATATACTTTCTTGA
- a CDS encoding class I SAM-dependent methyltransferase, with amino-acid sequence MFNNEFSDNLSKYANPGEYDKTYKGYTADLAFIEAHLAGNPQAIIELACGTGRLAIPLAKQGHTVYGVDIDAGMLKFAQEKATAENLNIHLSLQDCTQLNLPIQSNFIYMTGNSFQHFLTNESQDALFDAVKKHLNPNGEFIFDTRNPILHELVEGDCSEEAIVQQGELTKVISREIYNPLTQILECTSTYITSKNEYQDHINLRYTYPLELKRLLHQHGFELIALYGSWKKEVFDEKSVSMVVHAQLKS; translated from the coding sequence ATGTTTAACAATGAATTTAGCGATAATTTATCCAAATATGCAAATCCAGGTGAATATGATAAGACGTATAAAGGCTACACAGCAGACTTAGCGTTTATCGAGGCTCATTTAGCAGGGAATCCTCAAGCAATTATTGAGCTTGCTTGTGGGACAGGACGCTTAGCCATACCTCTAGCCAAGCAAGGACACACTGTATATGGTGTCGATATTGATGCAGGCATGTTGAAATTTGCACAAGAAAAGGCTACTGCTGAAAATCTTAACATTCATTTAAGTTTGCAAGATTGTACACAATTAAATTTACCAATTCAATCCAATTTTATATACATGACGGGGAATTCCTTTCAACACTTTTTAACAAATGAGAGCCAAGATGCACTTTTCGATGCAGTTAAAAAACACTTGAACCCAAATGGCGAATTTATTTTTGATACAAGAAATCCGATTTTACATGAACTTGTAGAGGGTGATTGTTCAGAAGAAGCTATTGTTCAACAGGGGGAACTAACGAAGGTCATTAGTCGGGAAATCTATAATCCGTTGACCCAAATTCTAGAATGTACGTCAACATATATAACTTCCAAAAATGAATATCAAGATCATATTAATCTTCGCTATACATATCCATTGGAGCTAAAACGACTATTGCACCAGCATGGATTCGAGCTGATCGCATTATATGGTTCTTGGAAAAAGGAAGTATTTGATGAAAAGAGTGTTTCAATGGTTGTTCATGCGCAATTAAAGTCATAG
- a CDS encoding helix-turn-helix domain-containing protein, with the protein MPAIYATGAIAEQLGISKASLQHYMTILEDHGYKVRRNSRMHRQFSEEDFILLRAFLTLNKERGYKLKEAAQMVTEPTFEPADFLQHTIIPAPPHVSQFEDLSNSMQLLATHVHGIEQQNQQLLTLIEEQRTQNELLIDQNYTLKQQLGAMMQHILEQANEPNAAHQRQLDRVEQQNSAIMNVLNKLNVAQQELTTATEQPAEKQAKGLFGKFLK; encoded by the coding sequence ATGCCCGCGATTTATGCGACTGGTGCAATTGCTGAGCAACTTGGCATTAGCAAAGCATCGTTACAACATTACATGACAATTTTAGAAGACCATGGCTACAAGGTACGCCGCAATAGCCGCATGCATCGCCAATTTTCAGAGGAAGATTTTATTTTGCTTCGTGCCTTTTTAACACTAAATAAAGAGCGTGGCTACAAGTTAAAAGAAGCGGCACAAATGGTAACAGAGCCGACTTTTGAGCCAGCTGACTTTTTACAGCACACGATCATTCCTGCTCCACCACATGTTTCACAATTCGAAGATTTATCCAACTCCATGCAGCTCCTTGCCACACATGTTCATGGGATTGAGCAGCAAAACCAGCAGCTCTTAACGCTAATCGAGGAACAGCGTACACAAAATGAGCTGCTAATCGACCAAAACTACACGTTAAAGCAACAGCTTGGCGCGATGATGCAGCATATTTTAGAACAGGCAAACGAACCAAATGCCGCGCATCAACGTCAGCTCGATCGTGTCGAACAACAAAACAGCGCCATTATGAATGTTTTAAACAAACTCAACGTCGCCCAGCAGGAACTAACAACAGCTACGGAGCAACCAGCCGAAAAACAAGCTAAAGGATTATTCGGGAAATTTTTAAAGTAG
- a CDS encoding DUF3953 domain-containing protein: protein MILFLAFTMLVVGLQEFKRNNKIIGWLLLGVFAFSIFVAIQSFMLNN, encoded by the coding sequence ATGATTTTGTTCTTAGCATTCACAATGCTCGTTGTAGGGCTGCAAGAATTCAAAAGAAATAATAAAATTATAGGCTGGCTGCTATTGGGGGTATTTGCATTTTCAATATTCGTAGCTATCCAAAGTTTTATGTTGAATAACTAA
- a CDS encoding GNAT family N-acetyltransferase translates to MKLAEKKFECNTETERLIIRPLKNVDYENWLKEFQNRLPSQYHHDQGKIDMSECTLEWFENLLNKHQELARTDAAYIFGIFSKTEGTHLGMVDFSTLARDDFQWGRIGYTIHNQYWRNGYGKEAVNAALTIAFEQLTFHRIEAHINIDNLPSIKLIESVGMEFECIRKAFIYENDEWTDNLVYYKNSI, encoded by the coding sequence TTGAAATTAGCAGAGAAAAAATTCGAATGTAATACAGAAACAGAAAGATTAATTATACGACCGTTAAAAAATGTAGACTATGAAAATTGGTTGAAGGAATTTCAGAATCGCCTTCCATCTCAATATCACCACGATCAAGGAAAAATAGATATGAGCGAATGTACATTAGAATGGTTTGAAAACCTATTAAACAAACATCAGGAATTAGCACGTACAGATGCTGCTTACATATTTGGGATATTTAGCAAAACTGAAGGTACACATTTAGGTATGGTTGATTTTTCAACCTTAGCAAGAGATGACTTTCAATGGGGGAGAATTGGATATACCATTCATAATCAGTATTGGAGAAACGGTTACGGGAAAGAAGCGGTAAACGCAGCACTTACGATAGCTTTTGAACAGTTAACATTTCATCGTATTGAAGCTCATATTAATATTGATAATTTGCCCTCTATTAAGTTAATTGAAAGCGTAGGAATGGAATTTGAATGCATCCGTAAAGCTTTTATATACGAAAATGATGAATGGACTGATAATTTAGTTTATTATAAGAATTCAATTTAA
- a CDS encoding HIT family protein, with the protein MYSHKPQDYECPFCRIVSGKEKQNKGTKQKDIIYQNKDVTAFIASKWWPNNKGHVLVVPNEHFENIFELPADIAAEIHRIAQLIAFAMKDTYNCDGISTRQHNEPAGNQDVWHYYLHVYPRYNGDNLYMTKGEYTEPNERPFYAEKLRSWINENSQKYF; encoded by the coding sequence TTGTATTCTCATAAACCACAGGATTACGAGTGTCCATTTTGTCGAATTGTATCAGGCAAAGAAAAACAAAATAAGGGTACAAAGCAAAAAGATATTATCTATCAAAATAAAGACGTAACAGCATTTATTGCGAGTAAATGGTGGCCAAATAATAAAGGGCATGTTTTAGTGGTTCCAAACGAACATTTTGAAAATATATTTGAACTTCCAGCAGATATAGCTGCAGAGATACACCGTATAGCTCAATTAATAGCTTTTGCAATGAAAGATACATACAACTGTGATGGAATCTCGACTCGTCAACATAATGAACCTGCTGGTAACCAAGATGTATGGCACTATTATCTTCATGTGTACCCAAGATATAACGGAGACAATCTTTATATGACTAAGGGAGAATATACAGAACCAAATGAACGTCCCTTCTACGCTGAAAAGCTACGTTCATGGATAAATGAAAATTCACAAAAATATTTTTAA
- a CDS encoding ABC transporter ATP-binding protein gives MNVLEMQDVTKIFKGKAALQHINLAIKKGEVLGLVGPNGAGKTTLMKIIVGITRKYKGNVSIQTNATNKRFVGCVIENPSFYPNLSGIENLRYFAEFSGGYNKKEVLDIIELLNMDGFIHKKVKNYSLGMKQRLGLAQALLNDPQLLILDEPTNGLDPEGVVEIRNIIKTVVEKLQISVLISSHILSEIEIICDRVAFLQNGRLLEILDLKDSSITEICSYKMESTDTYKLKQILLQLHVSIKDTTTNAIHFESKAHDMEELIIQVVKMGGRISTVYPVEKNLEAKFFDLLGGNKIG, from the coding sequence ATGAATGTTTTAGAAATGCAGGATGTTACAAAAATTTTTAAAGGCAAAGCTGCACTTCAACACATTAATTTAGCGATTAAAAAAGGTGAAGTGCTAGGTTTAGTTGGTCCAAATGGTGCAGGTAAGACTACATTAATGAAAATTATCGTCGGCATTACACGCAAATACAAAGGGAATGTTTCTATTCAGACGAATGCTACGAATAAGCGCTTTGTAGGATGTGTCATTGAAAATCCAAGTTTTTATCCAAATTTATCAGGCATTGAGAATTTGCGTTACTTTGCTGAGTTTTCAGGAGGCTATAACAAAAAAGAAGTTCTAGACATTATTGAACTATTAAATATGGATGGATTTATTCATAAAAAAGTGAAAAATTACTCGCTTGGAATGAAACAACGTTTAGGCTTAGCTCAAGCATTACTCAATGACCCACAGCTATTAATATTAGATGAGCCAACAAATGGACTCGATCCAGAAGGTGTCGTGGAAATTCGCAATATCATTAAAACGGTTGTCGAGAAACTTCAAATTTCGGTCCTAATTTCGAGTCATATTTTATCAGAGATTGAGATCATTTGTGATAGAGTTGCCTTTCTTCAAAATGGTCGATTACTTGAAATTTTGGACTTAAAGGACTCATCTATCACGGAAATATGCTCTTATAAAATGGAATCAACAGATACGTATAAGTTGAAACAAATACTCCTGCAGTTACATGTATCCATAAAAGATACAACGACAAATGCCATCCATTTTGAATCGAAAGCTCACGATATGGAAGAATTAATTATTCAAGTGGTGAAAATGGGAGGGCGCATTTCTACCGTCTATCCGGTAGAGAAAAATTTAGAAGCGAAGTTTTTCGATTTATTAGGAGGCAATAAAATTGGCTAA